In Gimesia chilikensis, the genomic window TACGTGGCTCGTCACCAGCCCACACCGGGTGTATTACCAGACTGTAACTGATAAGGCTCAAAGCCATGAGGGATAGAAACTTCATATCAGGATGACTCCTTGTTATAACCTCAGCGTTGCTGTTCCCGGTAGCGCCCGGCAATTTCACTCAGTCCCACAATTTCTGCCTGGTCTCCCGCCTGCTGCACCAGTTTGCAGATCAGCTTCACCGTTTCGAAATCGGGGTCTTCAACATACATAATGGAAGGATGGCACAGAAAATCGAAAACGAGCTTCTGTTCAATCGCCTGCTGTACACATAACTCGACTGATTTCAAAAAGTTCTTTCTCTTCCAGCGGCTTGTTCGGAAGGCCCCTACATCACTGATCGGGCTCATGGGTATTTCGACGAGCCCCGTTGGATAGACATAAGGTTGTGCAGACCGCTGCGCTTCCAGAATAGAATAAAAGATTTCCTGCTGGGGCTCAGTCCCCGGCTCACTATATTTGTGACGGGGATATTTAGAACTGACCCATTGAAATCCTTCAGACTGCAGCAGCTTCTGTAAATCTTCCCGTTGATCGAGCCCGGCACTGGAACCGCCGGGTGTTCGAAAGCCGTCTGGCTTGACATTCAACCGTTGCTGCATCGCTTCGGTCGTAATCCGAACGTTGTGCTGTATTACCTCGGCTGCAGTTTTGCCTCCCAGTAGCCAGGGAGATCGTGAAAAGCGAAATTGCGTTTTAGCAGGTTCCGTTGCCCAGACGTTGACGTGGTCATAGGTATGATTGCCAATCGGGTGTCCCAGCTCTGAAATCTGTTTGATCCACTGCACATCCTTCTGTTCCAGTACGCGTCCGACACAGAAATAATGGATAGCACCTCCCAGCTCGCTAGCAATCTGAGCTGCTTTCAGCGA contains:
- a CDS encoding polysaccharide deacetylase family protein, which encodes MLHPDFLNSLSRRAFFSASLAAVSCSRLSSLQARLNKAPKAQIAITFDLEMSRMYPSREMLEWDYQKGNLNQETKDYSLKAAQIASELGGAIHYFCVGRVLEQKDVQWIKQISELGHPIGNHTYDHVNVWATEPAKTQFRFSRSPWLLGGKTAAEVIQHNVRITTEAMQQRLNVKPDGFRTPGGSSAGLDQREDLQKLLQSEGFQWVSSKYPRHKYSEPGTEPQQEIFYSILEAQRSAQPYVYPTGLVEIPMSPISDVGAFRTSRWKRKNFLKSVELCVQQAIEQKLVFDFLCHPSIMYVEDPDFETVKLICKLVQQAGDQAEIVGLSEIAGRYREQQR